GCACCACTTCTTCATTGTCCATGGTACAGTTCTGCACTGAAATTATTTCTTTATTTCTCGAATCGGCATCAATGGTTTTTTCCAGCAAGTCTCCGTGACGGGAGGTTTTCATTATAACGAAGGTGTCTCCATCGTCTAGAATATTTTCCAGTCTATGATCAATTTTAGGAACAATAACCAGTATTTCATCTTTTTCTACCAGTGGAATACCTGCTGTCGAGGCACAGCCAGTAAAAGATGTTATTCCTGGAACCATTTCTACATCATATCCCTTCTCCAGTATCCTCTTTTGAAGATAGGAGAAGGTACTGAATATGGAAGGATCTCCTAAGGTCACAAAGGCCACATCATCTCCATTTTCTAAATGAATGGCCACCATATCTGCGGCCTGGTCCCAGTGTTTTTCCAGGGATTTTTTATCCTCAGTCATAGGAAAAACAGGTTCTAGTGTTTCATAATCATCTTTTCTATTACTTAATGTGGGCTGAACAATGGACAGAGCAATACTGGGTTTTTTAGGGGCTGATCTAGGGGCACATATCACTGACACTTCGCTTAAAATTTTTCCGGCCTTGATAGTTAGAAGTTCCGGGTCACCAGGCCCTACTCCCACTCCTATTAATTTTCCTTTTGACATAAAATACACCTAATAGCATTATTATTTAAATTAAGTTAGTAAATTTTTGTAAATTAAAAATCATTGATTATTATGGTCACAAATGGAATTTAAATTCTTATTATCCTAATTAAGTCTTATATAGAAAATTCTAATGCAATAAATTAAGAATTTTAAACTTTTAGAATATAACTTCATTTTATGTAATTGATTATATTAATTTAATTAATTTTAGATTTTTTTATCTATTTGCTTATTAAACATTATAAAATGGAAGTTTTAAAGTTTTACACGGATCGATTGCTTACTACCTCTGTAGAAGAGCGTATTAATACTTTTCAAATGGTCTCTTTAAATCTATTTATAACATCAAAACTAATATATGTGGCATGGCAAACCCTCTTTTTTGTCCTGATTGTGGAATGATGAGAAATCGTTGTATATGCAGTGATAGGAATAAAACTAAAAGTACAAACTCTTTTAAAAGCAAAATAGAATCTTACGTTAGGCCTGAGAGCACGAAACAGGAGAAATCCCGAGATATACTTTATAACAAATCCTCTAGAAATTCTTCTCCAAAACCCTCTACCTACACTCCAAAAAAACCTTCCAACAGCACAATTCTTTCATCTTCCCGACGGAGCGAAATAAAAAGCAGATTTCCGGATATCGACGAGGAAATAATTAATAATTTTCCTTTTCCAGACCCGAGGGAAGGGCAGCTGGACATTATATCGGATATTAAAAATGCTATTGACGAAGGATTTCGCTACATTGTCCTTGAAGCAGGGACTGGAACGGGTAAATCGGCTATAGCTACCACCTTGGCCAGAATATATGAACCTGCTTATATTCTGACCATGACTAAACAACTGCAGAATCAATACGCTCATGAATTTGATTTTGGCCAAGTCAAAGGTAGGGGAAACTTTTCCTGCAAAACTGATGATCTGGAATCTGGTTGTGACATCGGGACCTGTCAAACCACTCCCAGCTCTAAAAAATTCCATTGTCGATATGGTGTGAGTAAATCACCAACTATCGGGGCCATTGAGGCATTTGATGATTCATTTGGCAACCCTGTATTTTTCCAATCGGCGGACCACTGTCATTACTGGGATCAAAAAGCGGATGCAGTTAATAGTGACATCACCCTTATGAATTATGATTATGCCCTTCTGGAACTGAATTACGTGGGGCATTTCGGGTCAAGGGACCTTATGATACTGGATGAGGCCCATAATATTGAAGATAAGCTCATGAGGAGATTGGAAGTAATTGTTTCCAATCAGAGACTGGAAAAGGACATTAAAAAGGTTATTCCTCCAAAAATGGCGACCTTCACCGATCCTAATGACTGGATATTGCAGGTGGAGTCTTTAAGAGATTCTTATCAGGATATTAATGTTAAAGACATGCCTAAAAATAAGGCGGATAGAATAAATCATACTGTTTCTCGACTGGGAGATCTGGCAGAAAATCTGGAGAAGGAACCTAAAAACTGGGTAGTAGATCCTAATCAGGGTGGAGTTTCATTTAAACCACTTAGAGTTCATCATTATGCTGAAGAAAATTTATTCAAACATGCAGAAACCTGTATATTCATGAGTGCCACTA
This genomic window from Methanobacteriales archaeon HGW-Methanobacteriales-1 contains:
- the cobI gene encoding precorrin-2 C(20)-methyltransferase; the encoded protein is MSKGKLIGVGVGPGDPELLTIKAGKILSEVSVICAPRSAPKKPSIALSIVQPTLSNRKDDYETLEPVFPMTEDKKSLEKHWDQAADMVAIHLENGDDVAFVTLGDPSIFSTFSYLQKRILEKGYDVEMVPGITSFTGCASTAGIPLVEKDEILVIVPKIDHRLENILDDGDTFVIMKTSRHGDLLEKTIDADSRNKEIISVQNCTMDNEEVVQGFVKNKKYLSTTLVKFSRD
- a CDS encoding ATP-dependent DNA helicase — encoded protein: MANPLFCPDCGMMRNRCICSDRNKTKSTNSFKSKIESYVRPESTKQEKSRDILYNKSSRNSSPKPSTYTPKKPSNSTILSSSRRSEIKSRFPDIDEEIINNFPFPDPREGQLDIISDIKNAIDEGFRYIVLEAGTGTGKSAIATTLARIYEPAYILTMTKQLQNQYAHEFDFGQVKGRGNFSCKTDDLESGCDIGTCQTTPSSKKFHCRYGVSKSPTIGAIEAFDDSFGNPVFFQSADHCHYWDQKADAVNSDITLMNYDYALLELNYVGHFGSRDLMILDEAHNIEDKLMRRLEVIVSNQRLEKDIKKVIPPKMATFTDPNDWILQVESLRDSYQDINVKDMPKNKADRINHTVSRLGDLAENLEKEPKNWVVDPNQGGVSFKPLRVHHYAEENLFKHAETCIFMSATILSHQMFCKWLGLDPREVYFVKVDSPFPASKRPIELKLAGKMSKNRIKRTAPDTLPILNKILKRHQHDKGLIHTHNYQCQNYIMQKIPNSRLTAHNSMNRERVLKQFENSLSPLVLVSPSMSEGVDLPYDKCRFQVIYKVPFPYLGDRQVNMRRQRDQKWYAYKTVMTLMQAYGRGMRAQDDECYTYVLDENIKMLFKSPLYRSLVPEFFKEAVIEDE